ACGGACAAAAAAGCGCAACGAATGGCCGCACTGATTCTGCTCCAGCACATCCAACCCCAGCGTGATTTCCCCGGAATCGGTAAACTTGACGGCGTTGCTCAAGAGGTTTACCAGAACCTGAGTCAGCCGGTTGGCGTCACCCATCAGGGTTTCCGGCGCTCCCTCCGGGATTTGGCACTTTAATTCGAGCGCTTTGTCACTGGCTTTGACCGAAAGCAGATCGACAGCGCTCCGCAACACAGCGCTGAGCGAAAAGGGCCGGTTCTCAACCGCCAGTTGCCCCGATTCGATCTTGGAGATATCCAGAACATCCTCCAGGAGCCGCATCAACGACTGGGCCGCTGATTTCACCATGCCCAGATACTTCAACTGTTCGGCGTTCAATTCCGTCGCCAGAGTCAGATCGACAAAACCCAAGATGGCATTCATCGGCGTGCGGATCTCATGAGACATGTTGGCCAAGAACTCCGATTTCGCCCGGTTGGCCACAATGGCCATCTCCCGGGACACCTTCAACTCCTCCTTGGCCAGCTTCAGTTCCCGGATGAGCCCTTTCAACTGGTGAACGCGCAACTCCTGACGGGTGATATCGGTGATCTGGATCAGCACATACTTCCGATCGCCGATGCAGGCCGGCTGAACCTGCATATTCTGGCGTATGTACGGCAAAAGCGACGCGTCAGCCGGGGGAATAAAATACTGGTGAAAGGCGCCCGAAAAAAAACGGTTTTGACCGTCAAAAAAAGCGCGCTCAAAAATAGGGCGAAAGACATTGTGGTTGAAACGCGGGAACAGTTCGGCCAGCTTCTTCCCTTGCACCTCGCCGGCTTTTTTTCCCGTCAACCGTTCGAGCCAGACGTTCCAAACAAGGATCCGGTACTCTTCGTCAAGAACGGCAATGCCCATGTCGGCGTTCGCCAGGGCATGGGCTTGCAACTCCATCATTTGCTCCGCGATTTGTCCGGCAACCGGATCGCCCGCCTGTCGACTCAACTCTTCAGCCATACAATTCCACCAGCAATTCATCAATTTTCCCGAGCAGTTGAACGGCTGAATCTAGACAGAGCATGACGAAAATGGCCCCTTCGATGCGGGTATCGCTGACAACGAAGGTGTTGCGAATGACCAGGGTATAATAGCCATCGCAAAGGTCGGGGCGCTGCTCGCCGTCGCAGAGATACAGGAACTCCACCTCCGGCAGGGAGTACTCGATGCGCGTCTCCAGAAGGTTCCCCAGGCTGCCTACGATCACGTTGAGCAGCACATTGCCGACTTCCTTCATCGCGTCCGTATCGGTCTCCGAAAAGCCGTTTTCACCGTTTTCCCCGCTGTACAGGGGTTCATCGTCAAGGAGGAGGTTGACGAGCAACTTTCCCTTATCTCTCGGAAAGACCAACCGCGCCACACCGTTGCAGCCGATCTCAAAGCGCAACACGGAGGACACCACATGGCCGGTCAGGTATCCCGAGAGCCGTTCTCCCGCCTCAGAACTTTCCAGTTTTTGCAAGAGATAGACTTCAGGAACTTCCAAGCGCACCTTTTGGTTCACCATCTCGGAGAGGACATTGCCCGCCTGCCCGATCGTGATATTCATAAATTCTTTGAGCGCGTCTTGTTGAAGCGGCGATAACATGGGTCATGCCCCCTTGATCAATTGGGCTACCTGTTCCGCCTTTTCGCGGGTGATCGGCTTGTGTAAAAAAGTCCACGCGCCCAATTCCCGGACTTCAGCCTCAATAAACTTCTGGATGTCGGCCGTTAACACAATCACGCGCGCCTCGGGATTCGCCTCTTTGATCTTTTTCAATACCTCTTGCCCGTTCATGCCCGGCATAAGCAGGTCAAGGAGGGTTACATCCGGTTTTTCCTCCAAATATTTGGCCAGACCGGCCACACCGTCTCCGGCGGTGACGAATTCGGCCTCAGGGAGACTGGCACGCAGAAATTTGACGATTTGCGTGCGGTAGACAATCGAATCATCGACAACCAAAATCTTCATTAAGATCCCTCCCGGGATGTAGTGAGTATATCTTTCTTTTTTTTCATCGCTTATCCTTCTAGATTGTGAAAAAAAACCGTTGTTCGATCTGTCGTTGGGAGGGAATTGTTCCTGCTGACTTTCGTAACTACCGGGACATCCGCTGTCCGCTCCGTTGCCAATAGAGCCGGTTGTGGCAGATCTTCGTCTCCACCTTGCCTTGTTGGTGCAGATAGGTGAGATAGGCTTGAACGGAGGAACGGTAGAGGAAATAGCTGCCGACAGAGGCAACCTCTTTGCCGACACGGGGGCACAGGCGGGCCACCAGCGTTTCCACCTCGCAAGGTTCCTCCAACAGGGCGTACACATCATCAACCAACGCCATCACCTGTTGTTCGTTGATCCCGAGGACCTCCTCAAGGGCCGGTCGCTCCAGGGGAACGCCATGACAGGGGAGCACCGTAACATAGGTAGACTGGGCGATACGCGACAGGGAGGCCCGATAGAGATCGATGTCCACGTTAAATGGGATTCCATGCAGTTGCAGCACGTCCGGGCCGATAAAGGCGTCGCCCGCATAGAGGACATCGCCGCAGGCCACGCCGATTTGCCCGCCCGTATGGCCGGACAGGTCGATCAGGGTCAGTTCGGGAGCGTCCGCTCGCCCCGGCCAGGGAAAGGGGCCGGGCAGCAGGCCGGCGGCGACGGCAGAGGCAGGCGCCACAAGAAACTTGTTATTCATCTCCCGCCAGGGGGCGACACCGCCGATGAGGAAGTAGGCCATGAAGATGGGGTGCTTGACAAAGTCCCGCTCCAGATCGGGCGCATAGACGGGGCAGCCGAACTGTTCCACGATGGCGCTGTTGCCGCCGATGTGATCGGCATGGGTATGGGTGTTGATGATGGCGACAATCCGCCAGCCCGCCTCCTTCGCCAGCCGGCAGACCCGCTTCCCTGCCTGCGCTTCCAGTCCCGTGTCGACGATGACCGCCTCGCCATCACAGACGATGGCGCCGATGTTCACCCGTCCCGGCAGATACCATGTTTCAACGGCAGCCGAATGGCCCAAAGGGAGAAACTTCATTCCTTCCCACCGCCGGCAAAGGGGTGCCCGCACCGTTCACCGGAGGTGATGGCTGACCCGGGCAGCCGCTCCCTTTCTTCCGCCGGTACCGGCTCGTTATTGTATGCGCGCACAGCCCGGCGTTGCCGGAGGGCGTCTAAAACATGCATCGATAGGACCCCTTTCGTGAATTGATACCCCTATTTTTCATTATACGACAATCCGACGGGCAACCATAGCCTTCCTGGCTGGGAACTCGGCGAGGGCATTCATCGTAATTTTTCTTTTTCAGCAGGATTGTGTTCCTCTGTTGAAGAAGTAGTTGGTCACTTTCAGGACTTCAGTCCCATAGTTTCCAATGGATAGTATCCCCGAATCAGCCATAGGGGAGGTAACTCGTTTGATAGGCATCGGCCAGTTGGCCCAGTCCGGACACCTGCGCGAGTTCGTGGCCGACGATGTGATCTTTCAGGAAGGTGAACCGGGGAAGGAGATGTATATCGTCCTCACCGGTCAGGTGGAGGTGTTTATCCACTCCGTCGACGGCTTCCCTATCGCTGTCGCCACCTTGGGGCCGGGAGACTTTTTTGGCGAAATGTCGCTCTTGGAAGAACTGCCCCGCAGCGCTTCCGTTCGCGCCCTGGAAAAAGTGATCCTCCTCGAGATCAATCAGGGCAACTTTGAATCCATCTTCTCTCGCCAGCCACAGCTTGTCTTCAAAATCATGAAGGGAATGAGCGGCCGCATCCGGCAACTGAACGAAGAATTGCGCCGCCTCAAGCAAGGCCGGCGACCCCATCTGGCAACCCCTTCATCGCCCGCTCCATCACCGGCCCCGGCACCGTCGATCCCGTCGCCCTCGTCGCCATCTGGAAACGCCGTTGCTGCGGTCAAGGCGCACCCGGCCGCCAGCACGGCTGCGGGGCAGGGCGCGAAGACCGCCGTCACGACGTCCGCCACCGGCACTGGGATTGTAACTGGCACTGGCGCTGGCGCCCCCGCTGCCGGCACCGCTCCGCCGGATCCCCGCGCTGCGATTCCTGCCGCCAAGTCCGCCGCCTCTGCCGGCGCCCCACTCCCTCCAGCGCTCGCCACTTCGGGCTTGTTCCCTGAAGGCCACCGCCAATACGGCGCTTCCACCACCGTCGCCGATGAGGCTTATCTCTTCGACAAAAAAACGGCCTGCCCCATCTGCAACCACAACTTCGACATCAAGGCCATCCGTTCATCGAAGCAGAAACTAAAAAGCGTCGATGCTGATTTCCGCCAGCATTTTCACGATTTTGAACCTCTCTGGTACATGATCTGGGTCTGCCCCAACTGCTACTACGCCAACTTTAATTTTGAATACACACAGTTGTCAGAGATCGTCAAGAAGCAATTCCGAACAAAACCCGCCCGTCTCTCTTTCCCGCGTCTCCCATTCCAGTACAGCCACCCCCGGACAGTCGATCAGGTCTTTACCGCCTACTACCTAACACTCTTCTTCCTCCAGTCGGGCATGCCCGATCCATCTCGAATCGCCAAGGTGTGGCTGCGCATCTCCTGGCTCTATGACGACGTGGGCGATCAGGACATGTCTCATTTCACGGCCCTGAAGGCGCTGGAGTTTTTCCGTCAAAGCTACTACGGCACCAATCGAAGCACATCCATCGATCAGGACCAGCGCTTATCCATCCTGTTGGGCGAACTTTCCATGCGAAACGAAGATTACGAAGAAGCCTTGAAATTCTTCCGTGGCGGCATCGCCAATCGAGGCGGCAACCCCACCTTGAATCGCCAGGCCTCTGACCGCTACCAGGACGTGAAGAAGCTCCTGACCGATATAAAGGCGACTCAGGAAGAACCGGAAACGGCCGATGCTAAGGGCGGCGAACCCACAGCATAGACAACGCCATCACCCCAATATGTAAAGTAGGCCCCGCAATCCGGCTCGATTGATGGTTACGGGGCTTTTACCATCTTTTTTATGAATGTGATTTCAATTACAATCTGATCACGGGCATCCCGATGCCCATTACACGCATGGAGGAGGATTCCTGTGAATCAGCGAACATTGAAGGCCCTGCAACTGATCGACCACGATTTTGAAGACCTGGAACTCTGGTATCCGGTGCTGCGCCTGCGTGAAGCCGGTGTCACTGTCCACTTGGCCGGGGAAAAAGCCGGCGAGAAGTACATCGGCAAGTATGGCGTACCGGCCCTGTCGGACCTCTCCTTTCTTGAAGCGAACCCCGACGATTATGACGCCCTGCTCGTGCCCGGCGGGTGGGCTCCCGACAAACTCCGCCGCTTTCCGACCGTCCTCGAACTGGTCCGCCGCATGGATGGGCAGAAAAAACCGATTGGCCAGATCTGCCATGCCGGATGGGTGTTGATCTCGGCCAAGATCCTGCAAGGCAGACAGGTCACCAGCACGCCCGGCATCCGTGATGATATGGAAAATGCCGGCGCCACCTGGCTGGACGAACCAGCTGTCATCGACGGAAACCTTGTATCGAGCCGTCGCCCGCCCGATCTGCCCCAATACATGCAGGCCTTCTTGGAAGTGCTGCTGAAGAAATGACGGAAAGCCTCGCTCGCTTCGTTCGATCACCGAAGCGTCTGCGGGGCTTTTCTCATCTATGTCTACCTCTGCGTATGCCTGACACCTTTTCACTCACAATGAAATTGAATATAATTCCGGTTGCAACGCATTTCGACAAATTATGTAGCCCTATCTCTATTATCATATTGTTTAAGGTATTGCAATCGCGTGAGGGGAAGTCTGATGGTCAAAAAGAGACGGGTGAAGAGACGAATCGGTTGTATTTTTTGCGCTGGACAAAAGACATCGGAAATGCTGCCTTTCGCTTGGCTGCATAACCCGCACATCCTGTATGCGTTGCTGGATCGCGAGTTCAACTTTATCCGCGTCAATGAGGCCTACGCGCGAGCCGATGGAAAAGACGTGTCTTTCTTCCCCGGCAAAAACCATTTTGACCTGTATCCATCGGATGCAAAAAAGATATTCGAGCAAGTCGTCGCCACCAAGGAAGTTTTCATCACCTTTGCGCGCCCCTTTGTCTATGATAGGCATCCGGAACGGGGCCACACCTACTGGGATTGGACATTGACGCCGCTTCTCAACAAAAAGGGGGATGTGGAACGCCTTTTTTTGACGCTCATCGACCGGACGGAGCGCTTCCGCAGCGAAGAAATCCTCACCAGCTTTTTTTCCCTCTCGACAGATATCTTCCTCATCATCACTCGCGACGGCGCCATCCTCCGTGACAACGGGAAACTTTGCCGGTTCCTCGGTGTCGCTGATCGGCATAGCGCTTTTGAAAACTTATCATCCCTCGCCCCTTTTATCCACCCTGACGACTTGAAAAAGTCCCGGGAAATCTTTTTGCGTTCCTTCCGTGGAGAAACCATGTCAGAGGTGGAGATTTGCTTTATCTGCGCCGACGGCGTTCAACGTTGGATCTCATGGTCACTGAGCCTTCAAGTCGAGCGTGGATGCATGTACTGCGTTGGACGGAACATCACCGACAGAAAACACGTGGAAAGTGAATTGGAAAAATCAAATGAACAATTGAGCAACCTGCTGTCAAGCATCACCGATCTGTGTTTTTCTATCGATCGCGAGTGCCGGCTCACCTATTTAAACGACGAAACAGAACGGACTTTCGGAAGACCCCGGTCGGATATATTAGGCAAACGAATTGTCGACTTGATCCCCACTGCCGTCGACAGCCATTTATACCGGGAATACCACCGTGCCGTCACTGAACGAAGACCCATCAGCCTGGAGGAATACGCTCCTTTTTTTAAGCGCTGGTACGGTATCCGCCTTTACCCGACCCGCGATGGACTGCTGGTGTATGCACGGGACATTACCGAACAAAAAGAGATGTTCCTTGAGATGGCGCGCTTGGACCGCTTACACCTGATCGGACAAATGGCGAGCGGCATCGGCCACGAGATTCGCAACCCCCTG
Above is a genomic segment from Heliomicrobium gestii containing:
- a CDS encoding chemotaxis protein CheC, translating into MLSPLQQDALKEFMNITIGQAGNVLSEMVNQKVRLEVPEVYLLQKLESSEAGERLSGYLTGHVVSSVLRFEIGCNGVARLVFPRDKGKLLVNLLLDDEPLYSGENGENGFSETDTDAMKEVGNVLLNVIVGSLGNLLETRIEYSLPEVEFLYLCDGEQRPDLCDGYYTLVIRNTFVVSDTRIEGAIFVMLCLDSAVQLLGKIDELLVELYG
- a CDS encoding MBL fold metallo-hydrolase encodes the protein MKFLPLGHSAAVETWYLPGRVNIGAIVCDGEAVIVDTGLEAQAGKRVCRLAKEAGWRIVAIINTHTHADHIGGNSAIVEQFGCPVYAPDLERDFVKHPIFMAYFLIGGVAPWREMNNKFLVAPASAVAAGLLPGPFPWPGRADAPELTLIDLSGHTGGQIGVACGDVLYAGDAFIGPDVLQLHGIPFNVDIDLYRASLSRIAQSTYVTVLPCHGVPLERPALEEVLGINEQQVMALVDDVYALLEEPCEVETLVARLCPRVGKEVASVGSYFLYRSSVQAYLTYLHQQGKVETKICHNRLYWQRSGQRMSR
- a CDS encoding PAS domain-containing protein, which encodes MVKKRRVKRRIGCIFCAGQKTSEMLPFAWLHNPHILYALLDREFNFIRVNEAYARADGKDVSFFPGKNHFDLYPSDAKKIFEQVVATKEVFITFARPFVYDRHPERGHTYWDWTLTPLLNKKGDVERLFLTLIDRTERFRSEEILTSFFSLSTDIFLIITRDGAILRDNGKLCRFLGVADRHSAFENLSSLAPFIHPDDLKKSREIFLRSFRGETMSEVEICFICADGVQRWISWSLSLQVERGCMYCVGRNITDRKHVESELEKSNEQLSNLLSSITDLCFSIDRECRLTYLNDETERTFGRPRSDILGKRIVDLIPTAVDSHLYREYHRAVTERRPISLEEYAPFFKRWYGIRLYPTRDGLLVYARDITEQKEMFLEMARLDRLHLIGQMASGIGHEIRNPLTTVRGFLQLLETKHPDSKAHYDLMISELDRANTIITEFLSLSKTKPENLGPQNLNRIIDAIFPMIQAHAFRNDKEVILDLTPLPDALIDEKEIRQVLLNLVQNALDATAAGGKVIVRTLLREPHYVTFAVTDSGPGIHPDTVGRLGTPFFTTKAEGTGLGLAVSYNIINRHGGKIELDTGSRGTTFYVHLPCQ
- a CDS encoding type 1 glutamine amidotransferase domain-containing protein, whose protein sequence is MNQRTLKALQLIDHDFEDLELWYPVLRLREAGVTVHLAGEKAGEKYIGKYGVPALSDLSFLEANPDDYDALLVPGGWAPDKLRRFPTVLELVRRMDGQKKPIGQICHAGWVLISAKILQGRQVTSTPGIRDDMENAGATWLDEPAVIDGNLVSSRRPPDLPQYMQAFLEVLLKK
- a CDS encoding ATP-binding protein yields the protein MAEELSRQAGDPVAGQIAEQMMELQAHALANADMGIAVLDEEYRILVWNVWLERLTGKKAGEVQGKKLAELFPRFNHNVFRPIFERAFFDGQNRFFSGAFHQYFIPPADASLLPYIRQNMQVQPACIGDRKYVLIQITDITRQELRVHQLKGLIRELKLAKEELKVSREMAIVANRAKSEFLANMSHEIRTPMNAILGFVDLTLATELNAEQLKYLGMVKSAAQSLMRLLEDVLDISKIESGQLAVENRPFSLSAVLRSAVDLLSVKASDKALELKCQIPEGAPETLMGDANRLTQVLVNLLSNAVKFTDSGEITLGLDVLEQNQCGHSLRFFVRDTGIGIHPDRLEAVFEKFYQVDSSSTRRFGGSGLGLAIVRQLVENMGGRVWVESDLGQGSTFFVTLPFGVAAQQPDLFSGDALGGEKEAVAESRDEPRSVHILLVDDDVFNRTIIGAWIRRWGYTLREAANGREALAALAEESFDLVLMDEQMPEMSGSETVARIRADHRWKNLPVIAVTANAMKGDRERFLAAGMNDYLSKPFTSANLLQTVKLWAFREREGG
- a CDS encoding response regulator transcription factor, whose translation is MKILVVDDSIVYRTQIVKFLRASLPEAEFVTAGDGVAGLAKYLEEKPDVTLLDLLMPGMNGQEVLKKIKEANPEARVIVLTADIQKFIEAEVRELGAWTFLHKPITREKAEQVAQLIKGA
- a CDS encoding DUF2225 domain-containing protein, whose amino-acid sequence is MIGIGQLAQSGHLREFVADDVIFQEGEPGKEMYIVLTGQVEVFIHSVDGFPIAVATLGPGDFFGEMSLLEELPRSASVRALEKVILLEINQGNFESIFSRQPQLVFKIMKGMSGRIRQLNEELRRLKQGRRPHLATPSSPAPSPAPAPSIPSPSSPSGNAVAAVKAHPAASTAAGQGAKTAVTTSATGTGIVTGTGAGAPAAGTAPPDPRAAIPAAKSAASAGAPLPPALATSGLFPEGHRQYGASTTVADEAYLFDKKTACPICNHNFDIKAIRSSKQKLKSVDADFRQHFHDFEPLWYMIWVCPNCYYANFNFEYTQLSEIVKKQFRTKPARLSFPRLPFQYSHPRTVDQVFTAYYLTLFFLQSGMPDPSRIAKVWLRISWLYDDVGDQDMSHFTALKALEFFRQSYYGTNRSTSIDQDQRLSILLGELSMRNEDYEEALKFFRGGIANRGGNPTLNRQASDRYQDVKKLLTDIKATQEEPETADAKGGEPTA